The Taeniopygia guttata chromosome 19, bTaeGut7.mat, whole genome shotgun sequence genome window below encodes:
- the CPD gene encoding carboxypeptidase D codes for MASAARGLRVMPRLLPLFCALLLLPPPSLQGPARAPHIKKAEAAAAAPGEALRYLHSAELGEALRALEATAPPGLVRLFSIGQSVEKRPLWVLRLTAGLGPERPEEPPGGAALPGRPQVKLVGNMHGDEPLARPLLLRLAWELLLGWAGGDERIVRLLNTTDLYLLPSLNPDGFERAREGDCGGGGAEGGRENSRGRDLNRSFPDQFGDAEPNLEPVPEVKALIDWMRRNRFLLSGNLHGGSVVASYPYDDSPTHRLTGVYSKSADDEVFKYLAKAYASHHPIMRTGKPNCPGEEAETFPDGITNGAQWYDVEGGMQDYNYVWANCFEITLELSCCKYPPTSELPKEWENNRESLLAFIEKVHIGVKGFVRDAVTGAGLDNATIAVAGIAHNITAGRFGDYHRLLVPGTYNVTAFVTGYTPVTKENIEVKEGDATEVNFSLQPTVMPPAPNATQPTAAPAPVTAITPTPAQAEASHPTPVHQPIQPVDFRHHHFSDMEIFLRRYANEYPSITRLYSVGKSVELRELYVMEISDNPGVHEAGEPEFKYIGNMHGNEVVGRELLLNLIEYLCKNFGTDPEVTDLVQSTRIHIMPSMNPDGYEKSQEGDKGGTVGRNNSNNYDLNRNFPDQFVHVTDPTQPETHAVMAWLKSYPFVLSANLHGGSLVVNYPFDDDEQGIAIYSKSPDDAVFQKLALAYSKENAKMYQGSPCKDMYPTEYFPHGITNGAQWYNVPGGMQDWNYLHTNCFEVTIELGCVKYPKAEELPKYWAQNRRSLLQFMKQVHQGVWGFVLDAVDKRGILNATISVADINHPVTTYKDGDFWRLLVPGTYKITASARGYDPLSKMVEVDSKGGVQVNFTLSRTDSKVEEGKMLVLNTPDTTNPNEKEFETLIKDLSAENGLERLLLTSSRDVTPYRYRPYKDLSEFLRGLYLNYPHITNLTSLGQSVEFRQIWSLEISNKPNESEPEEPKIRFVAGIHGNAPVGTELLLTLAEFLCMNYKKNDAITKLIDRTRIVIVPSLNPDGREIAQERGCTSKIGQTNAHGRDLDTDFTSNYTRYSAAREPETKAIVENLILKHDFSLSVALDGGSLLVTYPYDKPTQSVENKETLKHLASVYANNHPVMHLGQPGCPNKSDENIPGGVIRGSEWHSHLGSMKDFSVTFGQCPEITVYTGCCYFPSAGQLPGLWADHRKSLLSMLVEVHKGVHGIVQDKSGRAISKAALVLNEGLRVYTKEGGYFHVLLAPGFHSIDATASGYQQKHVKVFVRDDAPSSVFIVFDTENRIFGLPRELVITVAGASMSALVLTACIIWCVCSIKSNRHKDGFHRLRQHHDDYEDEIRMMSTGSKKSLLSHEFQDETDTEEETLYSSKH; via the exons ATGGCGAGCGCGGCGCGGGGGCTGCGGGTGATGCCGCGGCTGCTGCCGCTCTTCTgcgcgctgctgctgctgccgccgccctCGCTGCAGGGCCCGGCCCGTGCCCCCCACATCAAGAaagcggaggcggcggcggcggcgcccggcGAGGCGCTGCGGTACCTGCACTCGGCCGAGCTGGGCGAGGCGCTGCGGGCGCTGGAGGCCACGGCCCCGCCGGGCCTGGTGCGGCTCTTCAGCATCGGGCAGTCGGTGGAGAAGCGGCCGCTGTGGGTGCTGCGCCTCACGGCCGGGCTGGGCCCCGAGCGGCCCGAGGAGCCGCCCGGCGGCGCGGCCCTGCCCGGGCGGCCGCAGGTGAAGCTCGTGGGGAACATGCACGGGGACGAGCCGCTGGCGCGGCCGCTGCTGCTGCGCCtggcctgggagctgctgctgggctgggccggcGGCGACGAGCGCATCGTCCGCCTGCTCAACACCACCGACCTGTACCTGCTGCCCAGCCTCAACCCCGACGGCTTCGAGCGCGCCCGGGAAGGCGAttgcggcggcggcggcgccgagGGCGGGCGGGAGAACAGCCGCGGCCGCGACCTCAACCGCAGCTTCCCCGACCAGTTCGGGGACGCCGAGCCCAACCTGGAGCCCGTGCCCGAGGTGAAGGCGCTCATCGACTGGATGCGCCGCAACAG GTTTCTGCTCTCTGGCAATCTCCATGGTGGCTCTGTGGTGGCAAGCTACCCCTACGACGACTCGCCCACACACAGGCTCACAGGAGTTTACAGCAAATCAGCTGATGATGAAGTCTTCAAGTATTTGGCAAAAGCTTATGCTTCACATCACCCCATCATGAGAACTGGCAAACCCAACTGCCCTGGAGAGGAGGCAGAGACCTTCCCAGATGGCATCACCAATGGTGCCCAGTGGTATGACGTGGAAG GTGGGATGCAGGATTACAACTACGTGTGGGCCAACTGCTTTGAGATCACATTGGAGCTGTCCTGCTGCAAATACCCACCGACTTCTGAGCTTCCAAAGGAGTGGGAGAACAACCGGGAATCTCTCCTGGCTTTCATTGAGAAG GTGCACATTGGTGTGAAGGGCTTTGTGAGGGATGCAGTCACAGGAGCTGGCCTGGACAATGCGACCATCGCCGTTGCTGGTATCGCTCATAACATCACAGCAGGGAGATTTGGTGATTACCACCGCCTGCTGGTGCCTGGGACCTACAATGTGACTGCTTTTGTGACGGG TTACACACCAGTGACCAAAGAGAACATCGAGGTGAAGGAGGGAGATGCAACAGAAGTGAACTTCTCCTTGCAGCCGACTGTGATGCCGCCAGCTCCTAATGCCACACAGCCCACAGCAGCGCCTGCCCCTGTCACTGCCATCACCCCCACCCCTGCGCAGGCTGAGGCCTCACATCCAACCCCTGTCCATCAACCCATCCAACCCGTGGACTTTCGCCACCACCACTTCTCGGACATGGAGATCTTCCTGCGGCGCTACGCCAACGAGTACCCCAGCATCACCCGCCTCTACTCCGTGGGCAAGTCCGTGGAGCTGCGGGAGCTCTACGTCATGGAGATCTCTGACAACCCCGGTGTCCACGAAGCAG GTGAGCCAGAGTTCAAGTACATTGGCAACATGCATGGGAATGAAGTTGTGGGGCGAGAGCTTCTGCTGAACCTCATTGAGTACCTCTGCAAGAACTTTGGCACAGATCCTGAAGTGACTGACTTGGTCCAGAGCACACGGATCCACATCATGCCATCTATGAACCCTGATGGCTATGAGAAGTCCCAGGAAG GAGACAAAGGAGGTACTGTTGGcagaaacaacagcaacaactaCGACCTGAACAGGAACTTTCCAGATCAATTTGTCCATGTGACAGACCCTACACAGCCAGAAACTCATGCTGTCATGGCCTGGCTCAAATCTTACCCGTTTGTGCTCTCAGCAAACCTGCACGGAG GTTCCCTGGTGGTTAATTACCCCTTCGATGATGATGAACAAGGAATAGCCATATACAGTAAATCCCCAGATGATGCTGTGTTCCAGAAGCTGGCACTTGCCTACTCCAAG GAAAATGCAAAGATGTACCAGGGAAGCCCTTGTAAGGATATGTACCCCACTGAGTACTTCCCACATGGCATCACCAACGGGGCTCAGTGGTACAATGTTCCAG GTGGGATGCAAGACTGGAATTACTTACATACAAACTGCTTTGAAGTGACCATTGAGCTGGGCTGTGTGAAATACCCAAAGGCTGAGGAGCTGCCGAAGTACTGGGCACAGAACCGGCGCTCACTGCTGCAGTTCATGAAACAG GTTCACCAGGGtgtctggggctttgtgctggATGCTGTGGACAAGAGGGGCATCCTCAATGCCACCATCAGCGTGGCTGACATCAACCACCCGGTGACCACCTACAAGGATGGAGACTTCTGGCGCCTGCTGGTCCCAGGGACGTACAAAATCACAGCATCTGCCCGAGG GTACGATCCACTCAGTAAGATGGTGGAAGTTGACAGCAAAGGTGGGGTGCAGGTCAACTTCACTCTTTCACGGACAGACAGCAAAGTGGAAGAGGGGAAGATGCTGGTCTTGAACACCCCAGACACCACCAACCCTAACGAGAAGGAGTTTGAGACTCTGATCAAAGATCTCTCTGCTGAGAATGGTCTGGAGCGGCTCCTGCTCACCTCCTCCAGGGATGTGACTCCCTACAGATACCGGCCCTACAAGGACCTCTCCGAGTTCCTCCGAGGCCTCTACCTCAACTACCCACACATCACGAATCTCACCAG TTTGGGTCAGAGTGTGGAGTTCCGCCAGATCTGGTCCCTTGAAATCTCCAACAAGCCCAACGAGTCCGAGCCTGAGGAGCCCAAGATCCGCTTTGTTGCCGGGATTCACGGAAACGCTCCCGTtgggacagagctgctcctgaCACTGGCAGAATTTCTTTGCATGAACTACAAGAAGAATGATGCTATCACAAAG CTGATTGACCGGACACGAATTGTGATTGTGCCTTCCCTGAACCCAGATGGACGTGAGATCGCCCAGGAGAGAGGCTGCACCTCGAAGATAGGCCAGACCAACGCTCATGGCAGAGATCTGGACACAGATTTCACAA GCAATTACACCAGGTACTCAGCAGCACGAGAGCCTGAGACCAAAGCCATCGTGGAGAACCTGATACTGAAACATGATTTCAGCCTCTCTGTTGCTCTGGATGGAGGATCTCTGCTTGTCACTTACCCCTATGACAAGCCAACACAGTCAG TGGAGAACAAGGAAACACTAAAGCATTTGGCATCTGTGTATGCAAACAACCACCCAGTGATGCATTTGGGTCAGCCAGGCTGTCCAAATAAGTCAG ATGAGAATATTCCTGGTGGAGTGATCCGTGGCTCGGAATGGCACAGTCACCTGGGAAGTATGAAG GATTTCAGTGTGACATTTGGTCAGTGTCCTGAGATCACTGTTTATACCGGCTGCTGCTACTTCCCCAGTGCTGGACAGCTTCCTGGCCTGTGGGCAGACCACAGGAAATCTCTCCTTAGCATGCTTGTGGAG GTGCACAAGGGAGTGCACGGCATTGTCCAAGACAAGAGTGGCAGGGCAATTTCTAAAGCTGCCCTTGTTCTGAATGAAGGCTTGAGGGTGTACACTAAAGAAGGTGGCTATTTCCACGTGCTCCTGGCTCCAGGTTTTCACAGCATTGATGCAACAGCCAGCGGGTACCAGCAGAAACATGTCAAG GTCTTTGTACGTGATGATGCACCCAGCTCTGTGTTCATAGTATTTGACACTGAAAACAGGATTTTTGGACTGCCAAGAGAGCTGGTTATAACTGTGGCAG GTGCCAGCATGTCTGCCCTGGTGCTCACTGCCTGTATCATCTGGTGTGTGTGCTCCATCAAGTCCAACAGACACAAGGATGGCTTCCACCGCCTCCGGCAGCACCACGACGACTACGAGGACGAAATCCGCATGATGTCCACTGGCTCCAAGAAATCCCTCCTGAGCCACGAATTCCAGGATGAAACAGACACTGAGGAAGAAACACTGTACTCCAGCAAACACTGA